A genomic segment from Fundulus heteroclitus isolate FHET01 chromosome 6, MU-UCD_Fhet_4.1, whole genome shotgun sequence encodes:
- the ptch2 gene encoding protein patched homolog 1 isoform X1, with protein sequence MASDRGVPGSGVFRDLPPSYTRSQPPAHPDLQRRPSYCHAAFALKQISKGKAVGQKAPLWIRARFQALLFSLGCHIQRHCGKVLFIGLLVFGALSVGLRVAAIETNIEQLWVEAGSRVSTELRYTREKQGEESVFTSQMLIQTPKEEGTSILTPEALLVHMEAALSASKVQVSLFGKSWDLNKICYKSGVPIIENVMIERMIDKLFPCMIITPLDCFWEGAKLQGGSAYLPGMPDIQWMNLDPVKLMEELGQYTSLEGFKEMLDKAQVGHAYMDRPCLDPSDPDCPLSAPNKEQEESPDIAGRLQGGCHGFSQKFMHWQEELILGGRVKSSQDTLLSAEALQTMFLLMSPKQLYEHFKDDYEIHDINWNEEKATAILESWQRKFVEVVHQSIPGNSSQSIHAFSTTTLNDIMKSFSDVSVIRVAGGYLLMLAYACVTMLRWDCAKSQGAVGLAGVLLVALSVAAGLGLCSLLGLSFNAATTQVLPFLALGIGVDDMFLLAHSFTETGSNIPFKERTGDCLRRTGTSVALTSLNNMIAFFMAALVPIPALRAFSLQAAVVVVFNFAMVLLIFPAILSLDLHRREDKRLDILCCLYSPCADRVIHLSPGELSEAGEQSHAPGAGAAHAQQYAAGPTITTSTQITTTVQAFTQCDAAGQHIVTILPPTSQISTSSPSIIVCPTAPTQGAWSLWKHNTAKDLLYSAQPLTLVFCMPLFLPAASPSPSTTSVPDPYGSQLFTPTSSSTRDLLAQVEDSKSGKKCVPLPFLHWNLSIFAREKYAPLLLKPKSKVAVVVLFLGLLSLSLYGTTMVHDGLYLTDIVPRDTKEYDFIDAQFKYFSFYNMYLVTMDGFDYARSQRLLVQLHNAFNSVRYVVRDGDNKLPRMWLHYFQDWLKGLQEAFDSDWQAGRITADSYRNGTEDGALAYKLLIQTGSKKEPFNHSQLTTRKLVDAEGLIPPEVFYIYLTVWVSNDPLGYAASQANFYPHPREWIHDKYDTTGENLRIPSAEPLEFAQFPFYLNGLRQASDFVEAIESVRAICDEFSRKGVLNYPNGYPFLFWEQYIGLRHWFLLSISVVLACTFLVCAILLLNPWTAGIIVFILAMMTVELFGIMGLIGIKLSAIPVVILIASVGIGVEFTVHIALGFLTAIGNRNKRSAVALEHMFAPVVDGAISTLLGVLMLAGSEFDFIMRYFFAVLAILTVLGMLNGLVLLPVLLSMMGPPAEVTPVDNSSCLPTPSPEPPLPPPMAHHGYFTAHNHPRSSRQQAFSESSDSEYYSELTTTSGIGEEDYKYCDRSAYQAPHTAAPSTTSHILVEASKNPSFPKLTVLKPFRENVAGGRVEPFCEPTLGSQVMCWDGNRREQQSDPQRLQAQSAQRLPSDRAHFPGRTCQSGPRPQNSRGPQPNRTKGPSYGHSNSSLPTQQVPAGGPVTMVTATASVTVAVHPTLPGAAYQGYMHEGFDMDSESDCFEAAKRTCGDKAKHSSCNRDSLELQDLEATQVQTEYQLGKSQGGLRIQVSKDC encoded by the exons CTGGCAGCCGGGTGAGCACGGAGCTTCGCTACACCAGGGAGAAGCAGGGAGAGGAGTCGGTGTTTACCTCGCAGATGCTCATCCAGACCCCGAAGGAAGAGGGCACTAGTATCTTAACGCCGGAGGCTTTGCTGGTTCACATGGAGGCGGCGCTGTCCGCCAGCAAGGTGCAGGTGTCGCTGTTCGGAAA ATCGTGGGATCTCAATAAAATATGCTACAAATCAGGAGTTCCTATTATAGAAAATGTCATGATTGAAAGG ATGATTGACAAGCTGTTCCCGTGTATGATAATCACCCCGTTGGACTGTTTCTGGGAAGGGGCCAAGCTGCAAGGAGGCTCTGCCTATTTGCC gggCATGCCAGATATCCAGTGGATGAATTTAGATCCTGTCAAGCTGATGGAAGAACTGGGCCAGTACACTTCCCTGGAAGGTTTTAAAGAGATGCTGGACAAAGCTCAA gtgGGACACGCCTACATGGACAGGCCGTGCCTCGACCCGTCAGACCCCGACTGCCCTCTCAGTGCTCCCAATAAGGAACAGGAAGAG AGTCCGGACATTGCCGGGCGCCTCCAGGGTGGATGCCATGGCTTCAGCCAGAAGTTCATGCATTGGCAGGAGGAGCTCATCCTGGGAGGACGGGTCAAAAGCAGCCAGGATACCCTACTAAG TGCGGAGGCTCTCCAAACCATGTTCCTGTTGATGAGTCCCAAGCAGCTCTACGAACACTTCAAAGACGACTACGAGATCCACGACATCAACTGGAACGAGGAAAAGGCCACCGCCATCCTCGAGTCCTGGCAGAGGAAGTTTGTGGAG gtcgTCCACCAGAGTATTCCTGGTAACTCCAGTCAGTCCATCCACGCCTTCTCTACTACCACCCTCAACGACATCATGAAGTCCTTCTCTGACGTCAGCGTCATCAGGGTGGCTGGAGGATATTTGCTCATG CTGGCCTACGCCTGTGTGACGATGCTCAGGTGGGACTGTGCCAAGTCACAGGGGGCTGTTGGACTTGCAGGGGTGCTGCTGGTAGCCCTGTCGGTGGCAGCCGGACTGGgtctctgctctctgcttggTCTCTCCTTCAACGCTGCAACCACACAG GTGCTTCCCTTCCTGGCACTGGGGATCGGTGTGGATGACATGTTTCTGTTGGCTCACTCATTCACAGAGACAGGAAGTAATATCCCCTTTAAG GAGCGGACAGGAGACTGCTTGCGTCGCACCGGCACCAGCGTGGCTCTGACTTCGTTAAACAACATGATCGCGTTCTTCATGGCCGCCCTGGTGCCCATCCCGGCCCTGCGAGCGTTCTCTCTGCAg GCGGCCGTTGTGGTGGTGTTCAACTTCGCCATGGTGCTGCTCATCTTCCCCGCCATCCTCAGCTTGGACCTTCACCGGCGCGAGGACaagcgcctggacatcctctgcTGCCTGTACAGCCCCTGCGCCGACCGCGTCATTCACCTCTCGCCCGGTGAGCTGTCGGAAGCCGGCGAGCAGTCTCACGCACCCGGGGCGGGGGCCGCGCACGCCCAGCAGTACGCCGCCGGGCCGACGATCACCACCAGCACCCAGATCACGACCACGGTGCAGGCGTTCACGCAGTGCGACGCGGCGGGCCAGCACATCGTCACGATCCTGCCGCCGACTTCGCAGATCTCCACGAGCTCTCCCTCCATCATCGTCTGCCCCACCGCGCCGACTCAAGGTGCATGGAGCCTCTGGAAGCACAATACAGCAAAGGATCTGTTGTATTCAGCACAACCCCTAACGCTTGTTTTCTGTATGCCGCTCTTCCTCCCAGCCGCCTCGCCTTCTCCGAGCACCACCTCTGTGCCGGACCCCTACGGCTCCCAGCTCTTCACCCCGACCTCCAGCTCCACACGGGACCTCCTGGCCCAAGTGGAGGACTCCAAATCGGGGAAGAAGTGCGTCCCGCTTCCCTTCCTTCACTGGAACCTGTCCATCTTCGCTCGTGAGAAGTACGCCCCCCTCCTCCTGAAGCCCAAGAGCAAAGTGGCGGTGGTGGTCCTCTTCCTGGGGctcctgagcctcagcctgtaCGGAACCACCATGGTTCACGACGGCCTCTATCTGACCGACATCGTGCCCCGCGACACCAAGGAGTACGACTTCATCGACGCGCAGTTCAAGTACTTCTCCTTCTACAACATGTACCTGGTGACCATGGACGGGTTCGACTACGCCCGATCCCAGAGGCTGCTGGTTCAGCTCCACAACGCCTTCAACTCTGTCAGATACGTGGTCCGAGATGGCGACAACAAGCTGCCCCGGATGTGGCTGCACTACTTCCAGGACTGGCTGAAAG GTCTGCAGGAGGCTTTTGATTCTGACTGGCAGGCGGGCCGGATTACAGCCGACAGCTACAGGAACGGCACAGAGGACGGAGCTCTGGCGTACAAGCTGCTCATCCAGACGGGCTCCAAGAAAGAGCCTTTCAACCACAGCCAG CTGACGACTCGCAAGCTGGTGGATGCCGAGGGTTTGATCCCCCCGGAGGTGTTTTACATTTACCTGACCGTGTGGGTCAGTAACGACCCTCTGGGCTACGCCGCGTCCCAGGCCAACTTCTACCCTCACCCCAGGGAGTGGATTCACGACAAGTATGACACCACAGGAGAAAATCTGCGCA TCCCGTCAGCGGAGCCGCTGGAGTTTGCTCAGTTCCCCTTCTACCTGAACGGCCTTCGGCAGGCGAGCGACTTCGTGGAGGCCATCGAGAGCGTGCGCGCCATCTGCGATGAGTTCAGCCGCAAGGGCGTCCTCAACTACCCTAACGGATACCCCTTCCTGTTCTGGGAGCAGTACATCGGCCTCCGTCACTGGTTCCTGCTGTCCATCAGCGTCGTGCTGGCCTGTACCTTCCTGGTCTGCGCCATTCTCCTCCTCAACCCCTGGACAGCTGGCATCATT GTTTTCATCCTGGCCATGATGACCGTGGAGCTGTTTGGCATCATGGGCCTGATTGGCATCAAGCTCAGCGCCATTCCTGTGGTCATCCTGATCGCGTCGGTGGGCATCGGCGTGGAGTTCACGGTTCACATTGCCCTG ggCTTCCTGACAGCGATTGGCAACAGGAACAAGCGCTCAGCGGTGGCCCTGGAACACATGTTCGCCCCAGTGGTTGATGGGGCGATCTCCACGTTGCTGGGTGTTCTCATGCTGGCGGGATCGGAGTTCGACTTCATCATGAG GTATTTCTTCGCCGTGCTCGCCATCCTGACTGTTTTGGGGATGCTGAACGGCTTGGTTCTCCTCCCGGTCCTCCTCTCCATGATGGGCCCTCCAGCTGAAGTCACCCCGGTCGACAACTCCAGCTGCCTGCCGACGCCTTCCCCCGAGCCCCCGCTGCCTCCTCCGATGGCCCACCACGGCTACTTCACGGCCCACAACCACCCGCGCTCGTCCCGGCAGCAGGCGTTTTCCGAGTCGTCCGACTCGGAATATTACTCGGAGTTGACGACGACGTCTGGGATCGGGGAGGAGGATTATAAGTACTGTGACAGGAGCGCGTACCAAGCGCCGCACACGGCAGCCCCGTCTACAACGTCTCATATTCTGGTGGAAGCCAGCAAGAACCCGAGCTTCCCCAAGCTAACG GTGCTGAAGCCATTCAGAGAAAACGTAGCAGGTGGGAGGGTCGAACCGTTTTGTGAACCCACGCTTGGCTCCCAGGTGATGTGCTGGGATGGTAACCGACGGGAGCAGCAGAGCGACCCCCAGAGACTGCAGGCTCAGTCGGCTCAACGCCTACCCAGCGACAGAGCTCATTTTCCCGGGAGGACTTGTCAAAGCGGGCCCCGGCCGCAGAACAGCAGGGGGCCTCAGCCGAACAGGACTAAAGGGCCGAGCTACGGTCACAGCAACTCTTCCCTGCCGACGCAACAGGTCCCCGCCGGGGGCCCCGTCACCATGGTGACGGCCACGGCCTCTGTCACGGTGGCCGTGCACCCGACCCTGCCGGGGGCGGCCTATCAGGGCTACATGCATGAAGGTTTTGACATGGACAGCGAGTCGGACTGTTTCGAAGCTGCTAAAAGGACTTGTGGTGACAAAGCGAAACATTCGTCGTGTAACAGAGACTCTCTAGAGCTCCAGGACTTGGAGGCGACACAGGTCCAGACGGAATATCAGCTAGGCAAGTCACAAG GTGGGCTGAGGATCCAGGTGTCCAAAGACTGCTAG
- the ptch2 gene encoding protein patched homolog 1 isoform X2, producing MASDRGVPGSGVFRDLPPSYTRSQPPAHPDLQRRPSYCHAAFALKQISKGKAVGQKAPLWIRARFQALLFSLGCHIQRHCGKVLFIGLLVFGALSVGLRVAAIETNIEQLWVEAGSRVSTELRYTREKQGEESVFTSQMLIQTPKEEGTSILTPEALLVHMEAALSASKVQVSLFGKSWDLNKICYKSGVPIIENVMIERMIDKLFPCMIITPLDCFWEGAKLQGGSAYLPGMPDIQWMNLDPVKLMEELGQYTSLEGFKEMLDKAQVGHAYMDRPCLDPSDPDCPLSAPNKEQEESPDIAGRLQGGCHGFSQKFMHWQEELILGGRVKSSQDTLLSAEALQTMFLLMSPKQLYEHFKDDYEIHDINWNEEKATAILESWQRKFVEVVHQSIPGNSSQSIHAFSTTTLNDIMKSFSDVSVIRVAGGYLLMLAYACVTMLRWDCAKSQGAVGLAGVLLVALSVAAGLGLCSLLGLSFNAATTQVLPFLALGIGVDDMFLLAHSFTETGSNIPFKERTGDCLRRTGTSVALTSLNNMIAFFMAALVPIPALRAFSLQAAVVVVFNFAMVLLIFPAILSLDLHRREDKRLDILCCLYSPCADRVIHLSPGELSEAGEQSHAPGAGAAHAQQYAAGPTITTSTQITTTVQAFTQCDAAGQHIVTILPPTSQISTSSPSIIVCPTAPTQAASPSPSTTSVPDPYGSQLFTPTSSSTRDLLAQVEDSKSGKKCVPLPFLHWNLSIFAREKYAPLLLKPKSKVAVVVLFLGLLSLSLYGTTMVHDGLYLTDIVPRDTKEYDFIDAQFKYFSFYNMYLVTMDGFDYARSQRLLVQLHNAFNSVRYVVRDGDNKLPRMWLHYFQDWLKGLQEAFDSDWQAGRITADSYRNGTEDGALAYKLLIQTGSKKEPFNHSQLTTRKLVDAEGLIPPEVFYIYLTVWVSNDPLGYAASQANFYPHPREWIHDKYDTTGENLRIPSAEPLEFAQFPFYLNGLRQASDFVEAIESVRAICDEFSRKGVLNYPNGYPFLFWEQYIGLRHWFLLSISVVLACTFLVCAILLLNPWTAGIIVFILAMMTVELFGIMGLIGIKLSAIPVVILIASVGIGVEFTVHIALGFLTAIGNRNKRSAVALEHMFAPVVDGAISTLLGVLMLAGSEFDFIMRYFFAVLAILTVLGMLNGLVLLPVLLSMMGPPAEVTPVDNSSCLPTPSPEPPLPPPMAHHGYFTAHNHPRSSRQQAFSESSDSEYYSELTTTSGIGEEDYKYCDRSAYQAPHTAAPSTTSHILVEASKNPSFPKLTVLKPFRENVAGGRVEPFCEPTLGSQVMCWDGNRREQQSDPQRLQAQSAQRLPSDRAHFPGRTCQSGPRPQNSRGPQPNRTKGPSYGHSNSSLPTQQVPAGGPVTMVTATASVTVAVHPTLPGAAYQGYMHEGFDMDSESDCFEAAKRTCGDKAKHSSCNRDSLELQDLEATQVQTEYQLGKSQGGLRIQVSKDC from the exons CTGGCAGCCGGGTGAGCACGGAGCTTCGCTACACCAGGGAGAAGCAGGGAGAGGAGTCGGTGTTTACCTCGCAGATGCTCATCCAGACCCCGAAGGAAGAGGGCACTAGTATCTTAACGCCGGAGGCTTTGCTGGTTCACATGGAGGCGGCGCTGTCCGCCAGCAAGGTGCAGGTGTCGCTGTTCGGAAA ATCGTGGGATCTCAATAAAATATGCTACAAATCAGGAGTTCCTATTATAGAAAATGTCATGATTGAAAGG ATGATTGACAAGCTGTTCCCGTGTATGATAATCACCCCGTTGGACTGTTTCTGGGAAGGGGCCAAGCTGCAAGGAGGCTCTGCCTATTTGCC gggCATGCCAGATATCCAGTGGATGAATTTAGATCCTGTCAAGCTGATGGAAGAACTGGGCCAGTACACTTCCCTGGAAGGTTTTAAAGAGATGCTGGACAAAGCTCAA gtgGGACACGCCTACATGGACAGGCCGTGCCTCGACCCGTCAGACCCCGACTGCCCTCTCAGTGCTCCCAATAAGGAACAGGAAGAG AGTCCGGACATTGCCGGGCGCCTCCAGGGTGGATGCCATGGCTTCAGCCAGAAGTTCATGCATTGGCAGGAGGAGCTCATCCTGGGAGGACGGGTCAAAAGCAGCCAGGATACCCTACTAAG TGCGGAGGCTCTCCAAACCATGTTCCTGTTGATGAGTCCCAAGCAGCTCTACGAACACTTCAAAGACGACTACGAGATCCACGACATCAACTGGAACGAGGAAAAGGCCACCGCCATCCTCGAGTCCTGGCAGAGGAAGTTTGTGGAG gtcgTCCACCAGAGTATTCCTGGTAACTCCAGTCAGTCCATCCACGCCTTCTCTACTACCACCCTCAACGACATCATGAAGTCCTTCTCTGACGTCAGCGTCATCAGGGTGGCTGGAGGATATTTGCTCATG CTGGCCTACGCCTGTGTGACGATGCTCAGGTGGGACTGTGCCAAGTCACAGGGGGCTGTTGGACTTGCAGGGGTGCTGCTGGTAGCCCTGTCGGTGGCAGCCGGACTGGgtctctgctctctgcttggTCTCTCCTTCAACGCTGCAACCACACAG GTGCTTCCCTTCCTGGCACTGGGGATCGGTGTGGATGACATGTTTCTGTTGGCTCACTCATTCACAGAGACAGGAAGTAATATCCCCTTTAAG GAGCGGACAGGAGACTGCTTGCGTCGCACCGGCACCAGCGTGGCTCTGACTTCGTTAAACAACATGATCGCGTTCTTCATGGCCGCCCTGGTGCCCATCCCGGCCCTGCGAGCGTTCTCTCTGCAg GCGGCCGTTGTGGTGGTGTTCAACTTCGCCATGGTGCTGCTCATCTTCCCCGCCATCCTCAGCTTGGACCTTCACCGGCGCGAGGACaagcgcctggacatcctctgcTGCCTGTACAGCCCCTGCGCCGACCGCGTCATTCACCTCTCGCCCGGTGAGCTGTCGGAAGCCGGCGAGCAGTCTCACGCACCCGGGGCGGGGGCCGCGCACGCCCAGCAGTACGCCGCCGGGCCGACGATCACCACCAGCACCCAGATCACGACCACGGTGCAGGCGTTCACGCAGTGCGACGCGGCGGGCCAGCACATCGTCACGATCCTGCCGCCGACTTCGCAGATCTCCACGAGCTCTCCCTCCATCATCGTCTGCCCCACCGCGCCGACTCAAG CCGCCTCGCCTTCTCCGAGCACCACCTCTGTGCCGGACCCCTACGGCTCCCAGCTCTTCACCCCGACCTCCAGCTCCACACGGGACCTCCTGGCCCAAGTGGAGGACTCCAAATCGGGGAAGAAGTGCGTCCCGCTTCCCTTCCTTCACTGGAACCTGTCCATCTTCGCTCGTGAGAAGTACGCCCCCCTCCTCCTGAAGCCCAAGAGCAAAGTGGCGGTGGTGGTCCTCTTCCTGGGGctcctgagcctcagcctgtaCGGAACCACCATGGTTCACGACGGCCTCTATCTGACCGACATCGTGCCCCGCGACACCAAGGAGTACGACTTCATCGACGCGCAGTTCAAGTACTTCTCCTTCTACAACATGTACCTGGTGACCATGGACGGGTTCGACTACGCCCGATCCCAGAGGCTGCTGGTTCAGCTCCACAACGCCTTCAACTCTGTCAGATACGTGGTCCGAGATGGCGACAACAAGCTGCCCCGGATGTGGCTGCACTACTTCCAGGACTGGCTGAAAG GTCTGCAGGAGGCTTTTGATTCTGACTGGCAGGCGGGCCGGATTACAGCCGACAGCTACAGGAACGGCACAGAGGACGGAGCTCTGGCGTACAAGCTGCTCATCCAGACGGGCTCCAAGAAAGAGCCTTTCAACCACAGCCAG CTGACGACTCGCAAGCTGGTGGATGCCGAGGGTTTGATCCCCCCGGAGGTGTTTTACATTTACCTGACCGTGTGGGTCAGTAACGACCCTCTGGGCTACGCCGCGTCCCAGGCCAACTTCTACCCTCACCCCAGGGAGTGGATTCACGACAAGTATGACACCACAGGAGAAAATCTGCGCA TCCCGTCAGCGGAGCCGCTGGAGTTTGCTCAGTTCCCCTTCTACCTGAACGGCCTTCGGCAGGCGAGCGACTTCGTGGAGGCCATCGAGAGCGTGCGCGCCATCTGCGATGAGTTCAGCCGCAAGGGCGTCCTCAACTACCCTAACGGATACCCCTTCCTGTTCTGGGAGCAGTACATCGGCCTCCGTCACTGGTTCCTGCTGTCCATCAGCGTCGTGCTGGCCTGTACCTTCCTGGTCTGCGCCATTCTCCTCCTCAACCCCTGGACAGCTGGCATCATT GTTTTCATCCTGGCCATGATGACCGTGGAGCTGTTTGGCATCATGGGCCTGATTGGCATCAAGCTCAGCGCCATTCCTGTGGTCATCCTGATCGCGTCGGTGGGCATCGGCGTGGAGTTCACGGTTCACATTGCCCTG ggCTTCCTGACAGCGATTGGCAACAGGAACAAGCGCTCAGCGGTGGCCCTGGAACACATGTTCGCCCCAGTGGTTGATGGGGCGATCTCCACGTTGCTGGGTGTTCTCATGCTGGCGGGATCGGAGTTCGACTTCATCATGAG GTATTTCTTCGCCGTGCTCGCCATCCTGACTGTTTTGGGGATGCTGAACGGCTTGGTTCTCCTCCCGGTCCTCCTCTCCATGATGGGCCCTCCAGCTGAAGTCACCCCGGTCGACAACTCCAGCTGCCTGCCGACGCCTTCCCCCGAGCCCCCGCTGCCTCCTCCGATGGCCCACCACGGCTACTTCACGGCCCACAACCACCCGCGCTCGTCCCGGCAGCAGGCGTTTTCCGAGTCGTCCGACTCGGAATATTACTCGGAGTTGACGACGACGTCTGGGATCGGGGAGGAGGATTATAAGTACTGTGACAGGAGCGCGTACCAAGCGCCGCACACGGCAGCCCCGTCTACAACGTCTCATATTCTGGTGGAAGCCAGCAAGAACCCGAGCTTCCCCAAGCTAACG GTGCTGAAGCCATTCAGAGAAAACGTAGCAGGTGGGAGGGTCGAACCGTTTTGTGAACCCACGCTTGGCTCCCAGGTGATGTGCTGGGATGGTAACCGACGGGAGCAGCAGAGCGACCCCCAGAGACTGCAGGCTCAGTCGGCTCAACGCCTACCCAGCGACAGAGCTCATTTTCCCGGGAGGACTTGTCAAAGCGGGCCCCGGCCGCAGAACAGCAGGGGGCCTCAGCCGAACAGGACTAAAGGGCCGAGCTACGGTCACAGCAACTCTTCCCTGCCGACGCAACAGGTCCCCGCCGGGGGCCCCGTCACCATGGTGACGGCCACGGCCTCTGTCACGGTGGCCGTGCACCCGACCCTGCCGGGGGCGGCCTATCAGGGCTACATGCATGAAGGTTTTGACATGGACAGCGAGTCGGACTGTTTCGAAGCTGCTAAAAGGACTTGTGGTGACAAAGCGAAACATTCGTCGTGTAACAGAGACTCTCTAGAGCTCCAGGACTTGGAGGCGACACAGGTCCAGACGGAATATCAGCTAGGCAAGTCACAAG GTGGGCTGAGGATCCAGGTGTCCAAAGACTGCTAG